A single Saccharolobus shibatae B12 DNA region contains:
- a CDS encoding flagellar protein F — MGVSQVVAYVLLFFITISLGLIALGAYIKSQQLLLHAEDMRQNMDLNQLNTRIFIKSVTINGNLLYITITNNGSTVLYDFKDFAIIIKYYANVSNISTLIISNYNYSTSLGPYKWVSNTVLINPNMVGTFIADLPYPPYPNTEATVVVVSNYGPEALWRGVL; from the coding sequence ATGGGGGTTTCACAGGTAGTAGCGTATGTGCTATTATTTTTCATTACAATTTCACTAGGATTAATTGCTTTAGGAGCATATATAAAAAGTCAGCAACTCTTATTACATGCTGAGGATATGAGACAAAATATGGATCTAAATCAACTGAACACTAGAATATTTATAAAGAGTGTAACGATAAATGGTAATCTATTATATATAACAATAACTAATAATGGATCTACTGTATTATATGATTTTAAGGATTTCGCAATAATTATCAAATATTATGCAAACGTAAGTAACATATCTACTCTTATAATTTCTAATTACAACTACTCTACTAGCTTAGGCCCATATAAGTGGGTCTCAAATACCGTTCTAATTAATCCAAACATGGTAGGCACCTTTATAGCTGATTTACCATATCCTCCATACCCTAATACTGAGGCGACTGTAGTTGTTGTATCTAATTATGGACCGGAAGCGTTATGGAGGGGTGTACTG
- a CDS encoding flagellin encodes MASEVISETIMLIVAVTLVGVVAGSVFSVVSSISTNMVSYSMLQSQKLVTDLQIDYVTNASSTTVIVYLHNIGESTIFNLKNSVLYFGPQGNLQQIGYSSSALPYWVVNTNTLYPGSVAKIIIYLSSPLSTTQYYTVQLVTPNGYSVSYTFEAS; translated from the coding sequence ATGGCTAGTGAAGTGATTAGCGAGACAATTATGTTAATCGTAGCAGTCACATTAGTAGGAGTAGTTGCGGGATCGGTTTTTTCTGTAGTGTCGTCAATATCTACTAACATGGTATCGTATAGTATGTTACAATCGCAAAAATTGGTTACTGATCTTCAAATAGATTATGTTACAAATGCTAGCTCTACAACTGTAATAGTATACTTACATAATATAGGAGAGTCAACAATTTTTAACTTGAAAAATAGTGTATTATACTTCGGCCCACAAGGAAATCTACAACAGATAGGATATAGCTCCAGTGCATTACCCTATTGGGTTGTTAATACTAACACATTATACCCTGGATCTGTAGCTAAAATTATCATCTATTTATCCTCACCCTTATCTACTACACAATATTATACAGTTCAGCTGGTTACCCCTAATGGATATTCAGTAAGCTATACATTTGAGGCGAGTTAG
- a CDS encoding archaellin/type IV pilin N-terminal domain-containing protein: protein MGLQKIVKKYNKKMKRKGLAGLDTAIILIAFIITASVLAYVAINMGLFVTQKAKSTINKGEETASTALTLSGSVLYAVNYPSNTRSYWIYFTVSPSSGVSSVELSPTTTAISFTASTEGVAYSNIYKYTLLTVDPSSLGHAVYANGQYLNLINQQTSAGQTYVYYPNPYYALLALNYTLYNYYLSTKTPSPIFINSSTLSSIPQWLKNDNSFTFTLNISGQLVTYDVFVNQTFAFTYPVAGDPLIGSAIAPAGSVIGVMILFGPDLGSHVFQYQTVTIQITPNVGSPLTISEYIYQPEGSVSVIG from the coding sequence ATGGGCCTACAAAAAATAGTAAAAAAATACAATAAAAAAATGAAAAGAAAAGGATTAGCAGGATTAGATACTGCTATAATATTAATAGCGTTTATAATAACTGCATCAGTATTGGCTTATGTAGCTATAAACATGGGATTATTTGTAACACAGAAAGCTAAATCCACCATCAATAAGGGAGAAGAGACGGCTTCAACAGCACTAACGTTATCTGGCTCTGTCCTATATGCTGTCAATTACCCATCAAATACGCGAAGTTATTGGATATACTTCACAGTATCTCCCAGTTCTGGAGTATCCAGCGTGGAGTTATCACCCACCACTACAGCCATCTCGTTTACCGCTTCTACGGAGGGGGTAGCATATTCAAATATCTACAAATACACTTTATTAACAGTAGATCCATCAAGCCTAGGTCACGCCGTATACGCCAATGGGCAGTACCTAAATCTCATAAATCAGCAGACAAGTGCAGGGCAAACATATGTATATTACCCTAATCCTTACTATGCTTTACTAGCACTTAACTACACATTATATAATTACTATCTTAGTACAAAAACGCCATCACCAATATTTATTAATAGTAGTACTCTATCTAGCATTCCACAATGGTTAAAGAATGACAATAGCTTTACTTTCACTCTAAATATAAGCGGCCAACTAGTTACCTACGATGTGTTTGTTAATCAGACATTTGCATTTACATATCCAGTAGCTGGAGATCCATTAATAGGGAGCGCAATAGCACCTGCTGGATCAGTGATAGGAGTAATGATCTTATTCGGACCAGATCTAGGAAGTCACGTATTCCAATATCAGACAGTAACAATACAAATTACACCTAACGTAGGATCTCCTCTCACAATATCTGAATATATATATCAGCCAGAAGGTAGTGTATCCGTAATAGGGTGA
- the arnR gene encoding HTH-type transcriptional activator ArnR has protein sequence MSYNVFDILRELDSIVDFARAKLQWDILFFINSRGPSSVSEIAEGTNNSKKAVIDAIRKLIEKELIIKVKYDVYDLSEKGKQVLNKLNYFTSHTVSTQNGVDGGNNVLSNIDNPSQNYYLLELIKMSLLNNGILPIDKVSRELGISKQTVKYYLELFMRKKIFKKVNKKSLLGKNVQTVVLTNEGRKIAYKVPSLIRIKNNLFLRLLLKMTFSISYESALMKLMVFFALSSPIIIYYDGDVPIRVIGILWLYMLVFTSLLSIFAYLTMR, from the coding sequence ATGTCTTATAATGTGTTCGATATCTTAAGGGAACTAGATTCCATAGTAGATTTCGCTAGGGCTAAATTGCAGTGGGATATTTTATTTTTCATAAATTCTAGAGGGCCTTCATCTGTTTCAGAAATAGCAGAAGGTACGAATAACAGCAAAAAGGCAGTAATAGATGCTATAAGGAAACTAATAGAAAAGGAACTAATTATTAAGGTTAAGTATGACGTCTATGATTTGTCCGAAAAGGGAAAGCAAGTATTAAATAAACTCAATTACTTTACATCTCATACAGTATCTACCCAAAATGGTGTTGACGGCGGTAATAATGTATTATCAAATATAGATAATCCTTCACAGAATTATTATTTGTTAGAGCTGATAAAGATGTCTTTGCTTAATAACGGTATTTTACCTATTGACAAAGTGAGTAGAGAATTGGGGATATCGAAACAGACAGTCAAGTATTATCTAGAATTATTCATGAGGAAGAAGATTTTTAAGAAGGTAAATAAGAAGAGCTTATTGGGGAAGAATGTTCAAACTGTTGTATTAACTAATGAGGGTAGAAAAATAGCTTACAAGGTACCAAGTCTAATTAGAATAAAGAATAACCTGTTTCTAAGACTATTATTAAAAATGACTTTTAGTATAAGTTATGAATCAGCCTTGATGAAACTTATGGTTTTCTTCGCATTATCGTCACCCATAATAATATATTACGATGGTGATGTTCCCATTCGTGTGATTGGTATTTTATGGTTATATATGTTGGTTTTCACCTCACTATTGAGTATATTCGCTTATTTAACAATGAGATAG
- a CDS encoding ribbon-helix-helix domain-containing protein: MEKIVKVNETTYILEDERSVVITFKLEENILSMVDEIVKNLGYEHRSDFIRDAIEKYINYLKSISNNSEKNYQ, translated from the coding sequence GTGGAAAAGATAGTAAAAGTTAATGAGACCACTTATATACTAGAAGATGAACGATCGGTTGTTATAACATTCAAGCTCGAAGAAAATATTTTGAGTATGGTTGATGAAATAGTGAAGAACTTAGGTTATGAGCATAGGAGTGATTTCATTAGAGACGCTATAGAGAAATATATAAACTATCTTAAGTCAATTAGTAATAACAGTGAGAAGAATTATCAATGA
- a CDS encoding ParA family protein codes for MEAIYVLGVKGGIGKTTFSLYFAKRLSLMGKKVMYIDHDYFSFGSLILGHNDLGLLEEIERNLPIFSRSLKNIDNLYILKLFSDPLNVNKNYSLLSNKIPQVLNSILKRELDYIILDSSVGILPDNDIVIALLEELETEKKEVFLSDMLSINSTIKYAKLWENNIKYKVLAINMVPPIPESLSEATKIANEVYNNYNELFNAVIVVEFDEKMYNYNPIIAEYENEKLNSILSCIVYRCNTLK; via the coding sequence ATGGAAGCCATCTATGTGCTCGGAGTAAAAGGAGGTATAGGTAAAACAACCTTTTCCCTTTATTTTGCTAAACGCTTGTCTTTAATGGGTAAAAAAGTTATGTATATTGATCATGATTATTTTTCCTTTGGATCTTTAATATTAGGACATAATGATCTTGGACTTCTGGAGGAGATCGAACGCAATTTGCCAATATTTTCAAGAAGTTTAAAAAACATTGATAATCTTTATATCTTAAAACTTTTTTCAGATCCTTTAAACGTGAATAAGAATTATTCTTTATTAAGCAATAAGATACCTCAAGTTTTAAATAGTATTCTTAAGAGAGAATTGGATTATATTATTTTAGATTCTTCAGTAGGTATACTTCCAGATAATGATATTGTAATAGCATTACTAGAAGAGTTAGAGACAGAGAAAAAAGAAGTGTTCTTAAGTGATATGTTGTCCATAAATTCTACTATAAAATACGCTAAATTATGGGAGAATAATATAAAATACAAGGTATTAGCTATAAATATGGTTCCACCAATACCAGAAAGCCTATCTGAAGCTACAAAAATTGCAAATGAAGTCTATAATAATTATAACGAGTTATTTAATGCTGTTATAGTTGTTGAATTTGACGAGAAGATGTATAACTATAATCCAATAATCGCTGAGTACGAAAACGAGAAACTGAACAGTATATTATCATGTATAGTTTATCGATGTAATACTCTCAAATAA
- a CDS encoding ParA family protein — translation MIRINVVGFKGGSGKSTVSYYLARQLSEYYNVVLVDKTYSGTISRIYNINNNIFSFLKGRNELFYVSKNNFSVINMSFSSENDLNNFDFSTFKYLYGKLIKNSDIVIVDHSSIPHDFATEIELKAFMENFRNFAYNTVLVLSGDEIPIKRYLNYTALLNDFVKNYAEKILGISLPRDVKFLKIIAVIINKILKGQESKLEEFIRGDEILQRSARFVVPYYLSLTQRHFKDIDPPKEITDIVRYILDLLREPTSIL, via the coding sequence ATGATTAGGATAAATGTGGTTGGCTTTAAAGGTGGTTCTGGGAAATCTACCGTATCGTATTATTTAGCCAGACAGCTAAGTGAGTATTACAATGTAGTACTCGTAGATAAGACATATTCTGGAACTATAAGCCGGATATATAATATTAATAATAACATTTTTTCCTTTCTGAAAGGAAGGAACGAGTTATTTTATGTTAGTAAGAATAACTTTTCAGTTATAAACATGTCTTTTTCAAGCGAGAATGATCTTAATAATTTTGATTTTAGCACATTCAAATACTTATATGGTAAATTAATAAAAAATAGTGATATAGTCATTGTAGATCATTCATCTATTCCTCATGACTTCGCAACCGAGATAGAGTTAAAGGCATTTATGGAAAATTTTAGAAACTTTGCATATAATACAGTATTAGTTCTTAGTGGAGATGAGATTCCGATAAAAAGATATTTAAACTATACAGCTCTGCTGAATGATTTTGTAAAGAATTACGCTGAGAAAATCTTAGGTATTTCTTTACCAAGGGATGTTAAATTTCTAAAAATTATAGCAGTGATTATAAATAAAATCCTCAAAGGTCAAGAAAGTAAGTTAGAGGAATTTATAAGAGGAGACGAGATTCTGCAGAGATCTGCTAGATTTGTTGTTCCCTATTATCTTTCTCTAACACAAAGACATTTCAAAGATATTGATCCTCCTAAAGAGATAACTGATATCGTCAGATATATATTAGATTTGTTGAGAGAGCCCACCTCGATTTTATGA